A genomic stretch from Carassius auratus strain Wakin chromosome 35, ASM336829v1, whole genome shotgun sequence includes:
- the LOC113054622 gene encoding arrestin domain-containing protein 3-like, with translation MVLGKVKNFFVSYDCLNDSNVPVFASGDSVSGRVIVEVTGEIRVKSLNIHAKGLAKVRWTESRNAGSNTAYTQNFTEEVEYLNHKDVLIGHDRDDDSCDEGFTILHSGRHEFPFSFELPQMPLATSFEGKHGSVRYWVKAELHRPWLLPMKTKKEFTVFEHIDINTPLLLSPQAGTKDKTLCCWFCTSGPVSLSAKIERKGYTPGESIQIIAEIENCSSRVVVPKAAIYQTQTFFAKGKVKEIKQLVANLRGDPLPSGKTETWDGKMLKIPPISPSILDCSIIHVEYSLMVYVDIPRAVNLTLNLPLVIGTIPLHSFGSRTSSVSSQCSMAMSWLGLPERPEAPPSYSEIITDEERQNNLELPAVRDEIEGPLYAYIHEFRFQPPPLYSEVDPHPEQVCDTMDRRPDTCPSR, from the exons ATGGTGCTCGGAAAGGTGAAAAACTTCTTTGTCAGCTACGACTGTCTCAATGACAGTAATGTCCCTGTCTTCGCCAGTGGGGACTCTGTCTCGGGTCGGGTAATCGTTGAAGTTACCGGAGAAATCCGCGTGAAATCTTTGAACATTCACGCCAAGGGACTGGCGAAAGTTCGCTGGACCGAGTCACGTAATGCTGGATCCAACACTGCCTACACACAGAATTTCACTGAAGAAGTGGAGTATTTAAACCACAAAGACGTCCTTATTGGACATGATCGAG ATGATGACAGCTGCGATGAAGGCTTCACCATTCTTCACTCAGGGCGACACGAGTTTCCCTTCAGCTTCGAACTGCCCCAGAT GCCTTTGGCGACATCCTTTGAAGGTAAACATGGTAGTGTGCGGTACTGGGTGAAGGCAGAGCTTCATAGACCATGGCTCCTGCCCATGAAAACCAAGAAGGAGTTCACCGTCTTTGAGCACATTGACATCAACACTCCATTGTTACTG TCTCCTCAGGCTGGCACAAAGGACAAAACCCTTTGCTGTTGGTTCTGCACCTCAGGGCCTGTATCACTAAGTGCCAAAATTGAGAGGAAGGGCTACACTCCAG GAGAGTCTATCCAGATCATCGCAGAGATTGAAAACTGCTCTTCCCGTGTTGTCGTGCCAAAGGCAGCCATCTACCAAACCCAAACCTTCTTTGCCAAAGGGAAGGTCAAGGAGATCAAACAACTCGTAGCTAACCTCCGAGGAGATCCTCTACCATCTGGCAAGACAGAGACTTGGGATGGCAAGATGCTCAAGATCCCACCAATATCGCCTTCCATTTTGGACTGCAGCATCATCCATGTGGAATATTCACTCATG GTGTATGTGGACATCCCTCGAGCTGTCAACTTGACCCTGAACCTGCCCCTGGTGATTGGGACCATTCCTCTCCACTCCTTTGGCAGTCGCACCTCTTCTGTCAGCAGTCAGTGCAGCATGGCTATGAGCTGGTTGGGATTGCCTGAGAGACCTGAAG CTCCACCAAGCTACTCTGAAATCATCACCGATGAGGAGCGACAGAACAACTTGGAGCTCCCAGCTGTGAGGGATGAGATTGAAGGACCACTTTATGCTTACATCCATGAGTTCCGCTTCCAGCCTCCACCCCTGTATTCTGAG GTTGATCCCCATCCTGAGCAGGTGTGCGACACCATGGACAGGAGACCAGATACCTGTCCATCCCGCTGA